GCATAAGACGGATGTGTGAACAGCGACAAGTGAACAGTGACAAGTGAACTGTGACGTTCATCCCTCTTCtacacttccccccctacGGAGCGGAAGAAACGCCCAACCTCAATCGAAAGACGCCACCCCCCAAAGAAGGTCCCCCTTTGACCACAACACTGAACATCCCACTTTGTtaataaaaaggggattCACACTCTTTGAATAGTAACTGAAAAAAGCGTTCCACCTAAATTGGCAAAGCAAGTTTAACTTaaagtggaagagaaaatacaTCCCTCCCTTGTAGACCCTAATTATCAGAAAGTAAGCCCCACGTCCTACGCAAAAATCGTTACAGTTTTCACAGAAGAACAATAAATTATGTATGCACTCCTATTGGTGCACATTTACCCCTGTGTGATTGGAAAAGTTTCCCCCTATTCACACACACCACCTGTTGGACCGCCCCCCTTTTCAGCCTCGGAACGATGAAGCTCTCTCATGCAATAAACAAGCTGGTAGCATCCCTTGGAGGAGTTCTCCTAGTTGCCTACGACGTTCTTCGAATGCACAAAAGCAATACAAATTATGTGGACGAAAATATCTACTTGATGGATAACCCCTATGTgcctttttccacttttcttATTCTGAGTTTTACATATCTTTTCCTAAACGGTTTTTCGAACTCAAAGAATGTCATGGCAAAAGGGTTTACAGGTACTGCTGCTTCAGGAAACGGGGGGAATAAAGCTATTTGTAGTGTCTAATAGTATAACGCTGCACCGTTGTTCAGCTTCTTCCGTCccattaactttttttttttttttttttttttggggtgcCATCTTCACACTTTCGtcatttttcctccctcctaTTTAGGCTTCCTAAGCTGCTTCTTAATCACATActccttcgtttttttgGCGCACCAGTTGTACCTCACATCAGGTAAAAGGGAGGAATGTTACCTCAGCCTCACTTCCACGTTTCCACACTTTCATACATGCAAACGGCCTTATTTCCACCTCCTTTACAGAATTCGGCAAGGCTGAGTCCGAGATGCTCAGAGACTCCACCTACCTAtgcattttcctcttcttctactTCTGTTCCTTGTGCATCGAAGCCCATCGCAACTTATCGAGAACCGTGTCAACCAAGGAGAGCATTGGGGGGTCCATCAAAATAGAAGTTTGAGTACTCACCCtatttcgttccttttttcaagtgtcaatttttttttttttttctaagtaGCGTACAaatgttcatgtgtgtatattctgTATATGTAGGAAGTGGCTCGTTTTTATGTGAACCCCTTCGATACAGGGGGGAAAGACATTTCTACCAGCGGAGCTTCGGTAGGTTTGCAGTGCACGGGGAGAGCGAACCATCCGAATAGACCACTGAACAGTGGGCCAAGTGATGGCGCTGATTGTATACAAATTGGTATATTGCAGGTTGCCATAAGGTGTACGTCCATGTATATTTCCCCCCGCCTGCACACCTACTGATACGCTCCAAATAGCTTTCCCACCTCCATTCGTATAATTAGTGAAGCACTCTTGAAAGCAGCATTTACTtgcaacaacaaaaaaaagaattcttcAAAATAAAACGTATACAGACAAATGTAACATATGacaaatttacaaaaaaaaaaaaaaaaaaaaaaaaaaagacaaaatttGGAAACACGTTCCTCCTACGTGTGTGCATttataagaaaaaacgaGTCAAAAATAAACACATCGATATGTATCATGTGAATATACATCcacgacaaaaaaaaaaaaaaaaaaaaaaaaatttaaataacagTGGGTACTTTATTTTGAGGCGTCTCTTCAAAGGTTGGCCCATGTCACCCTACACTGTTCGCGTCCAGATCCTTCTCCCTCGAAAACACATGAATCAAACCACTTCCATTTCCGTATGCGATTAGATACTTTTGGCCCAAGTTCGCAATGGATACGctgaaaaattgtaaaaatggggTGGAGGAAATATAGGGatttaaattattcataCAAGGTGAGCTGAATGGAATGTTCTTAAGGTGCGTACAAAATGGGGCAACAGCGAATGGGAGCAACCTATATGCGGCagtgttcctccttctgtaGCACTCACCATTTAGGCGTCAACGCAATCGTCTTCTCACGGGCATTCACCTCAACGGCCTTGGACTTCCCTATCTTGACCCCGTTCCTAAAAATGCTCTGTAACCCCTGCAGGTACTCATACAACAGTATACGAGACACAGACTCGGTTTCGTCTCCCTTCTCTGCGCTAATGCTTAGTAGTACCTCTGGATCTAGCTCAAAATCTGGCGTCTTCCACAGAAACAGTTCACTAATTTTAACCTTAGACAAGTTCCCCTTTAACTTACCCCTAACCACAGTCCCATCATCGAACAGGAATAAATGCATATCGTTGAGGAGCGAACTATGTACGCATATAATGTCTACTTGGCTAGTCCAATCCTTATcgatatttaaaaaatatttattctcGAACAGATGAATGATACATCCTTTTTCTTGTCCAAAGGATAGGCAGCTATTTTCATACCACCTCATGTGAGTAACACTTTCCGTCTTCCgcttgaaaaaataaagctcGTTCGTGCTCCTTAtgtctattattattatttctccttccttgGAGCTAAcacagagaagaaaagaattgaGGCAGGGGTAAAATGAGCACACGGAAATGATGCCTTGTTGCAGGTGCAGGATATCTTCGTGAAAAGCCACGCAATGTGTATCTTTCCCTGATTGGGGAAGTTCCTTTGTTTGTAGAGGATCTCCCGCTAAGGGTACTTTTTCCCCTGTTGCTGTTTCCCCCTTATGGGTAGTCCCCTTCTCCAAGCCGGTACCATCCCCCAAGGGGTTCTTAAAATGGCTTAGCAAATAATCCACACACGTATGCACGCAAGCATTCGTAGTTTCCTCCCTTTCGATAAAGCGGGTGATCTTCGCATATCTACTTATCTCCCTCAAATAGACAGTCAACACTTTTATTCTGGTGCTATTAAAAGTTAaggcaatttttaaaaacctcTGATTGTCATTTATACAGATGGAGTAGGAAAAATCGGTGAGCGTTTCTTCATCGTGGTATGAGAAAACCTTCTCAAATTTCGTGTCCgcaattttttgctttatgtACTCTGTTGGTTCTACAGAGGtgggttcattttttgccgCGTCGTACAGTTTGAGGAATAAATGGCGCTTCGAAATGGCGTAGATGCTTATCTCGTTCCCCACTAGGCAGAGCAGTAGGTGGAGGTGCTTTTCACGCCTCTCATTTGCCGTGTCCTCTTTGCTGTTCCTTCCGCTATCCTTCCCACGGGGAAGCTTAATCCACTCCACCTTCTTGCACATGTGGTTCACCTCCACAATGTCGAAAAGTAACGGCTTGCTGAAAAATGGCgacaagaaaaatataaaaataaaattccgGCTCCTTTTCTCCGAACATAAAAACATGTAACTGTTTAGGTAACTGCACGTACTGACGGCTAGGAAATTCCCCTCGAACATTTGTGCACAAATTTTTAGCAGGTCATTCATCAGATCGTTCAGCAAGGGGTCCTCCCCATCATGCTCTTTCTGTGCTTTCTTTCGCCCCCTGGTTGGGAGTTCACTGTCCTTATTATTTGGCATAACCAACCCGTCATCGTCGCAGGTGGTTTCCCCATCTGGCAGAGACGCATCTAGTACCTCCTTCAGGTAGTCTACAAAATTGACACCACTGCTGAAGTCTAAGTAAATTACCGGGGCACAAAGACTTAAAAAGATATTTTGCTCCTGTCCCATTTTCACCATTTCCGCTTCCATATTTGTCATAATTTTCTTCCAGTTGAAGTATCCATGGGGAGGGTCGTCCCCATCTGCTCTCTCCAAAGCACCACCTACATCGTTTAGTTCTACCCCCTGTGAGTAGTTCCTGCCGGTCCATTGCTCAGGGTTCTCCTCTTCCCCTCCTCCCTCCTGCGACCCGTGCCCGTACAAATCGCCAAATAAACAATCGCACAGGAGCAGAAAATACAAAAACTGGATCCCCTCCGAGTTAAGCGAAAATTGATGATCATTTAAGTAGATGTGGGAACTTAGCAAATTATCTATCTTGCGGTTTACACATACCTTCAACCTTTCCATCCGCGTGCAGGGAGATGTATTCCTATGGTTAGCACACTCGCGCAGATTGGACTTCTTTTTGgtcttgtatttttttcgcttaATTAGGTTCCCTTTGCCACTTCCCGTCGTCACTTCAGTTTCCCCAATTGTGGTACTTTTAAATGGGGAGAGTtccaccttccttccgttGTAGTCTatgttaatattttctataaaaAACATGTGCCTTAAATTTGTTTCatcgtaattttttatctgttcgaaggaaattttttcctttatgttgATGTCGTTGAAGTTGTGGTACCCTTTTATCGCTGCGTCAGAATTGTGACCACACTGCTTGTTTGTCTGCATTGGAGgatcttcttctctttcccttttgtggtGGGTTTTCTTTACAAGCTCGTCTATGATGAAGTTTACCAGGGCATCTGCACTTTCATCCCCTTGCCAGTTAAGTGCGTCACTTTTCCTCCCGCTCAGACAACTCAAGAAGTGGAACAGATCCACGTCGTAGTGAAGGGAATGTCCTTCATCCACGAAACTTCTAGCCCGATCAGTTAAGGTATTTTTcagcttcttcctgttccccttttcacatttcgATTTTGCAAGTAACAGCTTTACCGcgtggttcattttttttttcttcttcctgtacTCATAGTTGCGGGGCCTATAGAGAGCGTTTTGCtcatcttcttcatttggcGAGGAGAGGTCGAACGGGCTGTCATCATTGTAGTGCTCCTGCTGGTTATCCGACGCTTCACTCAATTTGTTTTCATCATTATCGATGTCCTTTGCGTCGTCGTAAATGTTGCTCTGTTTCTCGGCACAGGTAGGCACACCTGAGCTGTAATCACCCAAATGCTTCCCACCTTTATTCCGTCGCCTACGTccatttctttcattctgGACGCCTTTCAGAAGGTTTTCCATTTCGTGGACCACCCCATCTGCTTCCAATTTATCAAAAGTAACAACCTGTTGGGGTTCGGGTAGTCTGCCGTCTTCCCTCTTGTGGTCTTCAGCAGGGGCAGCATCGGCGTCTTCGCCCACTTCTACGATTCCACCGTTTctaccattttttccatttctgccATTTTTGCTGGACCTTCCCTTACTCTCCTGCTTCTTTCTAAAAAAACTGGGGTACTCATATATTTCATTCGCCGACACAACCTTCggtttcctcttcctcatctCCATGGTATGTTGACAAGGTTAACTGTCGAATCGCCTCTTTCCCTTCAAGTTAaacctcaatttttttttatcattcatttcagtgaaaaaggggaaacaaaaaaataaagtgctGAAAGAAAGGCGGAGATAAAACGGTTGCCGAAGAGACCAATAGTGTTATGCTCTCaaaggggtggaagaagtaaaaaaaaaaaaaatctagcccttgattttttctctcgataaaagtgaaaaggagaACTTCCTgtcatttcttcatttttgaataATGAGGGGAACTTCTTTGCCCAATTTGACTGCCCTCCTTGGTCTATTTGATTCCATCAaatggagttttttttttttcttttttttgattattcagcagaaaattttgaatttaCGAATGTGCAAGTAGGTTTATGGTTCAAACGTTGGTTCTCCTACCGTTGACGGTAACACCGCCGCCATCGCGGAACGGCTTAAGTGAAGGCACACATCACCAGACCAAATATATCCAAAATGGTCCTACGAAGAGGGAGGGCGGAGTCTGATTAGGAAATTTAATTTGTAACACTCGACCAATTTGGAAGGTTGTGTGAGAAACTCATTGTTGATTAATAAAAAGCGCCCGTCCACAtcaaaaggagaagaagccCACCATTTTTATGATAGCAAAAAGTTTATGTTGGACAAAATATGAAAACCCAAtcttatactttttttttttccttccatgaTAAAAACATTGTGGTCACAAAAAATTGACCTTAGCACATGAACGGCAAGGTGAGTTCTACactggttaaaaaaaaattttccttttttttttcaagatgTATCCctttcaaaaaaaacaaggggAATATCTCCCCCCACATCAAATCAGCGAGGCGTCTTTACTGTACCAATTGCACAGTTCGCTGGACGGGAAAGTGATGCCGATTTGTTTATTCCCCTGTTCGATATATACGTTATTACAAAAATTATCATGGGTAGGAGTTCTTCATGGGTAGGCCTCTCCTTATCACATTGCTTCCTTTGGAGAATTCTCCCCCTCTTCCCATTGATGGGATGACCATAGGGGGGAAACATCTTCTCTACATTTGCGACGTGGCCCATTCATCCTGTTGCGCAGGAGCACCTGAAAATCGCATCAAATATTGGCATATCACCTGTTGGACATAATCTGGTCCATCCGAATGTAGCAAATTCATGTGTGAATGCACATTCCTCGCGAAAAGTGCATGTCACCCACAAATACACACCGAGGGCAACTGCCACAGGGCTAAAATTATGTTGCGTTAAAAAGCTTgttgaaattaaaaataaggttttataatttttattacaatttttttaaagttaaaACGAGGAGGCACATAGATACATGTGCGCtgtacatgtgtgcatatgcacatatatgcaacgatatatatatatacaggcagacacacatacatatgtataagtaCATGCaaaaatacatgtatatgtatacatcaTCGCGCAGACGCATTTAACTGGAGTTTCACAAAATTAAAGTGCAAGCACAATGGGCTAAAAAAGGTTAATTCTGGGACATTCACACACATATTGGCGCATAAACGTGGCAAGTAGGTCATATGTACAGGGGCAAcgcgatatatatatacatatatgtgtgtgtgtgtgtgcgtgtacTTCTTGCTTACAGGGGCGTGCTTGGAGGAGGgctcaggaaaaaaaaaatgtttaattaGTGCTCGATAGGGGCAAGGAAACAACCCTCCATGtacctatatatgtatatattgtaaATGTCCCACTGGGTTAAGTATACAATTgcgaaggggggaaaaagcacGCCAGATGGGTGGGACACGCACAGAgggtaaaattaaaaaataaaaaagttgaaaagtAGAAAGCCCATATACACAGATTTTACGCGTCTTATGTGAGAGGTAGTTTATTCTGGGGCTGGTTCATTTTCTACACCCAGAGGCTTTCCAGAAACGAGCGCATGGTACTTGCCTGCAGTCGCGCAGGAACAATTGGTAAATGCGAATATACAGCGTGTCTGCTAAGTTTgactttattccttttattccttttgggggggttattattattattatttttttttctttttgtgaattttacaattttttaaagttttttaaatttgggAAAGAGAGATTTCCCAATTGGGGTAGCTTCCCACGTGTGGCGGGTTTCCCACTTTTTGGAGCTTCACTCTTCCAACTGGTATGCCATTCCTATTATATTCTTCCTACTCAAGCACTACCATGCAGGGCGTTACTTTCTGTTGCTGTTAACAATATGGTTGAGCTTCTTGGCCTGCTTGTTGGTTAAGGCTGAAGAAGCCAAGTTGCTGAGGTAGGCCTGGTCAAGAGAATTAATGAGGGAAGCAATCTTCTTGTTGCAATCGGCGTCCGAGAAGTCCGTCTCATAGAtggttaaaaatatttctataATTTTCGCAGTGTTGGAATTATCCTTACCAAAGAGAAGTGGATGATTTTGTGTAACTAAGTCGATCAGATTTTTGTGAACTCTTCTACCCTCCGCATCGTCTTCCTTGATTGGCAAATTATTTAACCATAATTTTATTAGCTCTTCCGCGTTGTTAAATTTGGACGTGTGCATTAGGACGATATCTCCCAAAGCAGCAACGGCGTTGTCAATTGCTGAAATGAATTCCTTCGGTTTCTTACCGGAAGTATTTTGGTGCACTAATTTTAGGAGATATTCCACAGCTACATTTGCATATTTGCTGAAGGCTTCAATTTTGGTGGCTTGAATAACTCCATAGCAAGCGGCTTGTTTTACCTTGTCATCCGTGTGGTTAATGTTTAGTAACAGTGGGTTCATGAAATATTCCCATAGGCACACACTGTTTTCTTGTAAAAACTCTAGCAAGTCATCACAGACGTATAAAGCCAACGCAACGTCTTCCGCGTTAGGAGAGTTCATATACGTGTTAATGAAGGTAATACAAATGTCGCAACAGGTGTTTAGGAACTGCGTGGAGTGATATTTAATCAGTACTCCTAAAATGTCTAACAAGTTGGTTCGATAGTTTTGTTCTAACTCTTCCTCTCGGTCGATGATTAACAACTCGTCCTCATCAACATcttcgttattttttttctgattatATACCACTCTTCTATCTGTCGAGCATTGTAGGAGTTTGAAAATCTGGTTGAAGAATAATTTCAGGGTTCCATCGGGAAGCACATTTGCACCCGCCTTCTGTAAACACATGTACAACCCATTCGATTCGATAATCATTACGTCTAAGATGTATTCATAATTATCATCTAGCTTCGTATCCGATAGACTCTTCAGAACCTTTTCTGCAGCCGCTGTTAGGATAGCATGCAGCATAGTTTTGTTGTTGTCCGTTTTTTCTGAGAGAATTTTGGCGGCCTCTATCAACTCACTAACGGCAGTCAAAGCCTTCTGCTTTATCTCGTCAGACAGTTCGTAATTCAGCATGGGCAACACAGCCGTGGCGGTGGCTTCTATATAATCCTTATAATTCTCCTTCAATACCTCAATGATAATGATCAGAAGGTCCAGAGCCTTTTCCTGGTCTTCCAAAAGGGACGTTTTCAACCCTACGTACTGACCATTAGAAACCATAGTAATGGTTAGatcttcctcatcatccGTTAACGGTTTAGGCAAAATGCTTAAGAGCGACAAAATGGTCGGTACGATGCTGCTCAGGTAGGGGAAAAAGTCATTTCCCAATGCTCTACATATCCTTCCAATTGCTTCCTGTATATACTCCTTAACCGTATCATCAGGATCCATTTTGGTACTACTAATTTGAAGTAATGCATTCATACATTCCTTTGCGTCTtctaaaaatatttccttccccacgGAAAGACCGATGATAGATATACATTCGATGGCCTTTCCTCTGCAtgttctttcctcttccgaAACTGCCTTCTGAATAATATCCTTCATCATGGGCACTACAGTAGAGTAATACTTTAGGAAATCCTCCTCAATCACTCCTGCAATAACTGCTATGGCAGTTACGGCCTGTTCTCTCACAAGCAAATAGTTGGACGAATTCAGTTTCTGTAGTAGGATGTCAATAATCATATCTGCAAATGGGAGGAGTGCCATTTTGTCGAGTTCCTCTGCGTAGTTTACAAAAGCTGCAGTTGCGTGTGACTGAACTCGTAGGTGTACGTCATTCATGGTGGTTATTAAAGCAGTGATTATTTGTCGAGGGTACTCCTTCTGCACATACGGTTGGTGGTCTAGGGAAATTTGTCCAATGGCCTGGCAAGCAGCATACCTAACTCTCACATCCTGATCAAGCAACACCTGCAACAACATCTTTATTACATGCTCCAGTTGATCCTCTATTTCGTCCTCAGGCAAATATTCTATCGTCTGCGCTATGGCCATAATAGCAACGTACTTATGTTCCCATGTGTTCTTCATTAAAAATTCAGACACCTTATTATACAGAATGTGAATAAACTCAGCTTCCTCCAGTTCGCTAAATGCTTTTCCAACTCGGTCTAGCGATTCTTCCCCTATGTCATACAATTCCTGGTTGtcgtcctttccttccttaatcGAATTCATCCACTCGTTAAAAGAGTCATTATTAATATCAAGCATAAATAACATGGATAGGTGCACTATTTTGtccacaaaatggggaacagAGAGAGCCATTTTTGGTCTCCTCTCGGGGATAGTAATAAGCGCTTCAATACTTAACGACTTTAAGCTGCTGTCAAAATCGTAATTTAATTCGCTCTCTCCTTTCATACATATACCAAAGAGGATGTCACACAAGTTGGAAATATGTTTGGCAAAAAACTTGGCATTATAGTCAATCATTTTTCCAATCGCCTGAAGTACCTTTTCACATTCTTCCAACACGGAGATATCTGAGCTGCTATTTTTTACCATCAAACTTAGCGACTGCAAAATATGTGGAATACATGGCTGTACACACTTCATTAGTACAGAGTTGTTATCTTCTACTATGCATGATATCAAATTGATGCATTCCCCTCTGACTTGCACATCTGAAGAATTTAACCCTTTCATACAGACAGAAGAAACTACCTCTCTTTTCATCTCCAGCTGGTATGGGATACAACTTAATATACCTCCCAATATTTTAAACCCACTTATCAATACGTCATTGTTGTTAGAATTGCAAAAATCCAACGTCACAGATAACAATTCTGGCCACTGCTTATTTACAAGTAGCTTCGACGACAAATCTATTATGTTGTTGCATAAGTTGCTTCTCACCATTTTATCAGTTTCGGAACTTATATTACTTATCAGTTCTGATTTgactatatttttta
The Plasmodium coatneyi strain Hackeri chromosome 10, complete sequence DNA segment above includes these coding regions:
- a CDS encoding Karyopherin beta, which translates into the protein MEKIVEVIEGLSSSDSHVRNECENTLNFYKKNDLNNTVLSILKLLKSHKDSQVRLQCAILIRNLFRAYIKSSNVESVGEKEKGDNNSLLNAEEENYWDLLPDNLKNIVKSELISNISSETDKMVRSNLCNNIIDLSSKLLVNKQWPELLSVTLDFCNSNNNDVLISGFKILGGILSCIPYQLEMKREVVSSVCMKGLNSSDVQVRGECINLISCIVEDNNSVLMKCVQPCIPHILQSLSLMVKNSSSDISVLEECEKVLQAIGKMIDYNAKFFAKHISNLCDILFGICMKGESELNYDFDSSLKSLSIEALITIPERRPKMALSVPHFVDKIVHLSMLFMLDINNDSFNEWMNSIKEGKDDNQELYDIGEESLDRVGKAFSELEEAEFIHILYNKVSEFLMKNTWEHKYVAIMAIAQTIEYLPEDEIEDQLEHVIKMLLQVLLDQDVRVRYAACQAIGQISLDHQPYVQKEYPRQIITALITTMNDVHLRVQSHATAAFVNYAEELDKMALLPFADMIIDILLQKLNSSNYLLVREQAVTAIAVIAGVIEEDFLKYYSTVVPMMKDIIQKAVSEEERTCRGKAIECISIIGLSVGKEIFLEDAKECMNALLQISSTKMDPDDTVKEYIQEAIGRICRALGNDFFPYLSSIVPTILSLLSILPKPLTDDEEDLTITMVSNGQYVGLKTSLLEDQEKALDLLIIIIEVLKENYKDYIEATATAVLPMLNYELSDEIKQKALTAVSELIEAAKILSEKTDNNKTMLHAILTAAAEKVLKSLSDTKLDDNYEYILDVMIIESNGLYMCLQKAGANVLPDGTLKLFFNQIFKLLQCSTDRRVVYNQKKNNEDVDEDELLIIDREEELEQNYRTNLLDILGVLIKYHSTQFLNTCCDICITFINTYMNSPNAEDVALALYVCDDLLEFLQENSVCLWEYFMNPLLLNINHTDDKVKQAACYGVIQATKIEAFSKYANVAVEYLLKLVHQNTSGKKPKEFISAIDNAVAALGDIVLMHTSKFNNAEELIKLWLNNLPIKEDDAEGRRVHKNLIDLVTQNHPLLFGKDNSNTAKIIEIFLTIYETDFSDADCNKKIASLINSLDQAYLSNLASSALTNKQAKKLNHIVNSNRK